The following proteins are encoded in a genomic region of Paraburkholderia sp. BL23I1N1:
- the aroQ gene encoding type II 3-dehydroquinate dehydratase: protein MKKILMLHGINHNMFGKRDPVQYGTITLGEIDARLQDLGHELAVQVESFQTNSEASMCERIHHAFEENVDAVLINAGAWTHYSYGIRDALAILVCPVVELHMSNIHAREPFRHHSVFAEIVKGQICGFGIQSYLLALRAAVAEIEQK, encoded by the coding sequence ATGAAGAAGATCCTGATGCTGCACGGCATCAATCACAACATGTTCGGCAAGCGCGATCCGGTGCAATACGGAACGATCACGCTAGGAGAGATAGACGCTCGGTTGCAGGATCTCGGCCATGAACTGGCCGTACAGGTCGAGTCCTTCCAGACCAACAGCGAAGCGTCAATGTGCGAGCGCATCCATCATGCGTTCGAAGAAAACGTTGATGCGGTGCTGATCAACGCAGGCGCGTGGACACACTACAGCTACGGAATCCGCGATGCACTGGCGATCCTGGTTTGCCCGGTGGTCGAGTTGCACATGTCCAACATTCATGCGCGCGAGCCGTTCAGGCATCACTCCGTTTTCGCCGAAATCGTCAAAGGACAGATTTGCGGTTTCGGCATCCAGAGCTATCTGCTCGCGTTACGCGCGGCCGTTGCCGAGATCGAGCAGAAATAG
- a CDS encoding enoyl-CoA hydratase-related protein has protein sequence MTPETYRHCRYEVDGPLLTLTIDRPEVLNAMHPDAHREFANAFDRYAADPSLRVAIVTGAGERAFCVGTDLKALDATGDHTKPSTGFAGITHRFDLWKPLIAAVNGLCLGGGMEILAACDLGIAADHAQFGLPEPRVGLAALGGGLLQRLPRQIGMKDAMALVLTGNRLSAHDAYRVGLLNEVVPAAELMGRARALAYNILACAPLAVQASKQVMLQSLAHANLATTMHENYPLAQRMLASHDAREGPKAFTQKRPPNWTGR, from the coding sequence ATGACACCCGAAACGTATCGTCACTGCCGCTATGAAGTCGACGGGCCGTTGCTCACGTTGACGATCGACCGGCCTGAAGTACTCAACGCGATGCATCCCGACGCTCATCGCGAATTCGCCAACGCGTTCGACCGCTATGCCGCCGACCCGTCGCTGCGAGTCGCGATCGTAACGGGTGCAGGTGAGCGGGCGTTCTGCGTCGGCACAGACCTGAAAGCACTCGATGCAACGGGCGATCACACCAAGCCGTCGACGGGATTTGCCGGCATCACACACCGTTTTGATCTCTGGAAGCCGTTGATTGCAGCAGTGAACGGGCTGTGTCTCGGCGGTGGCATGGAAATTCTTGCGGCATGCGACCTCGGCATCGCGGCCGATCACGCGCAATTCGGGCTGCCGGAACCGCGTGTCGGATTGGCTGCGTTGGGCGGTGGCCTGTTGCAGCGCCTGCCGCGGCAGATAGGCATGAAAGACGCAATGGCTCTCGTACTCACCGGCAACCGGCTTTCGGCCCACGACGCATACCGCGTCGGTTTGCTAAACGAGGTTGTTCCCGCGGCCGAGTTAATGGGCCGTGCGCGAGCGCTGGCATACAACATTCTTGCTTGCGCGCCACTCGCCGTGCAGGCATCGAAACAGGTGATGCTGCAAAGCCTCGCTCACGCGAATCTCGCGACGACGATGCACGAAAACTATCCGCTCGCACAACGCATGCTTGCGAGCCACGACGCTCGCGAAGGCCCAAAGGCGTTCACGCAGAAACGTCCGCCGAACTGGACCGGACGTTAA
- a CDS encoding MaoC family dehydratase gives MTIVDKYWDDAHEGDECVSPTYTVTKERILAYADLTGDHTPVHVDDEYANASHFGCIVAHGLFGLSIADGLKTQSEYRFLPGMSLGWTWDFHLPIKVNDVLHVKFRVGAMRASKSRPDWGIVVLPSDLINQDRQVVQHGEHRLMVPRRPGAF, from the coding sequence ATGACGATCGTCGATAAATATTGGGACGACGCCCACGAGGGTGACGAATGCGTGAGCCCGACCTACACGGTGACCAAAGAGCGCATTCTGGCCTACGCCGATCTCACAGGCGATCACACACCCGTCCACGTGGACGACGAATACGCAAACGCGAGCCACTTTGGTTGCATCGTCGCGCACGGTCTGTTCGGCTTGTCTATCGCTGACGGCCTGAAGACCCAAAGCGAATACCGCTTCCTGCCGGGGATGTCGCTCGGCTGGACGTGGGACTTTCACCTGCCGATCAAAGTCAACGACGTGCTGCACGTGAAATTCCGCGTCGGCGCGATGCGGGCAAGCAAAAGCCGTCCTGACTGGGGCATCGTCGTACTGCCTTCTGATCTGATCAATCAGGACCGCCAGGTCGTCCAGCATGGCGAGCATCGTTTGATGGTGCCGCGCCGTCCGGGAGCGTTCTGA
- the aroE gene encoding shikimate dehydrogenase: MTDRYAVIGNPIGHTKSPLIHGSFAQETRQDLSYTAIEGPLEPQDAFAATVRAFIADGGKGMNVTAPFKLKAFAMADVRSERAALAGAANALSFQDGRIVAENFDGVGLVRDIEINLNLPMADKRVLVLGAGGAVRGALLPFIAARAAELVVANRNLAKVELLVEQVAASGGALLACGYGELEAMGRFDLVVNATSASLTGELPPVPSSVFSPTGAAYELAYGKRLTPFLRVARDAGVLGIADGVGMLVEQAAEAFAWWRGVRPETRAVIDRLTIPLD; this comes from the coding sequence ATGACCGACCGGTATGCAGTGATCGGAAACCCGATCGGCCACACCAAATCCCCGCTAATTCATGGGTCATTCGCTCAGGAGACGCGGCAGGACCTCTCCTACACCGCCATAGAAGGCCCGCTGGAACCGCAAGACGCATTCGCCGCGACCGTGCGCGCTTTCATCGCCGATGGCGGGAAAGGCATGAACGTGACCGCGCCGTTCAAGCTGAAGGCCTTCGCGATGGCGGACGTTCGCAGCGAGCGCGCGGCACTCGCCGGAGCGGCCAACGCGCTGAGCTTCCAGGACGGCAGGATCGTCGCGGAGAACTTCGATGGCGTCGGCCTCGTGCGCGACATCGAGATCAATCTCAACCTGCCGATGGCTGACAAGCGCGTGCTGGTGCTCGGCGCGGGCGGGGCGGTGCGCGGCGCCCTGCTGCCCTTCATCGCGGCACGGGCCGCCGAACTGGTCGTTGCGAACCGGAACCTTGCGAAGGTCGAGTTGCTGGTCGAACAGGTTGCCGCCAGCGGCGGTGCGCTACTCGCTTGCGGGTATGGAGAGCTCGAAGCGATGGGACGCTTCGACCTGGTGGTCAACGCGACCTCGGCGAGCCTGACAGGCGAGTTGCCACCGGTTCCGTCGAGCGTTTTCAGCCCCACCGGCGCGGCCTACGAGCTCGCCTATGGCAAGCGTCTCACGCCCTTCCTGCGAGTCGCGCGCGACGCGGGTGTGCTGGGTATCGCGGACGGCGTCGGCATGCTGGTCGAGCAGGCCGCCGAGGCCTTTGCGTGGTGGCGCGGCGTGCGGCCCGAGACGCGCGCCGTCATCGACCGCTTGACGATCCCCCTTGATTGA
- a CDS encoding ketopantoate reductase family protein, whose protein sequence is MKIAILGAGALGCAIGAALTEAGNDVWLLNRSAAHIQAMARNGLRVDDGGGSRHVQVRTATRAAEAGAVDLVVVLVKSFHTDAAMRGALELIGPETLVLSLQNGLGHEDVLADIVGHERVLAGKTYVGCVMRNPGHIESGVAGKATYIGELDGRITARVAAIAKTFNAAGLITEVSDNIVGTMWDKLLVNVATGALTGTTGLTYGQLYDEPLLKATALAAIAEAIAVAQAAGVTLSASDPERPWTLAGEGLSPAFKTSMLQSLEKGSVTEIDFINGAVVRWGLRHSVPTPVNATLVACIKGIERAMIDRKKQEITA, encoded by the coding sequence GTGAAGATTGCGATTCTAGGAGCAGGCGCACTGGGCTGTGCCATCGGCGCGGCGCTGACCGAAGCAGGCAACGATGTCTGGTTGCTGAACCGCTCGGCGGCGCATATCCAGGCGATGGCGCGCAATGGTCTGCGGGTGGACGATGGGGGCGGCTCGCGACACGTGCAGGTCCGCACAGCGACCCGTGCCGCTGAGGCAGGCGCGGTCGATCTGGTGGTCGTACTGGTCAAATCGTTTCATACCGATGCAGCGATGCGCGGCGCGCTCGAACTGATCGGGCCGGAAACGCTGGTCCTGTCTTTGCAGAACGGCCTTGGGCACGAAGATGTGCTCGCCGACATCGTGGGCCACGAGCGCGTGCTGGCCGGCAAGACCTACGTAGGCTGTGTGATGCGCAATCCGGGCCACATCGAGTCCGGCGTCGCCGGCAAAGCGACCTACATTGGCGAACTCGACGGCCGGATCACCGCGCGTGTCGCGGCGATCGCCAAGACCTTCAATGCCGCCGGGCTGATCACCGAGGTCAGCGACAACATCGTCGGCACGATGTGGGACAAGTTGCTGGTCAATGTCGCGACCGGCGCGCTAACGGGCACCACCGGCCTGACCTACGGCCAACTCTACGACGAACCGCTTCTGAAGGCGACTGCGCTTGCGGCTATCGCCGAGGCGATAGCGGTCGCGCAGGCCGCCGGCGTGACGCTCTCCGCGAGCGACCCCGAACGTCCCTGGACGCTTGCCGGAGAAGGACTCTCACCTGCCTTCAAGACCTCGATGCTGCAAAGCCTCGAGAAAGGCTCCGTCACCGAAATCGACTTTATCAACGGCGCGGTCGTGCGCTGGGGACTTCGACACAGCGTGCCGACGCCGGTCAACGCGACGCTGGTGGCGTGCATCAAGGGCATCGAGCGCGCCATGATCGACCGGAAAAAACAGGAGATAACCGCATGA
- a CDS encoding VOC family protein, with the protein MNGSKAYLEHVAIWVKDIHWHIRFFEDVLGMTMREVDGSVDEPRQYWTLGGLQFIHNPNYDAPEGRLGHLGVMCEDMEAALAAAQRYDASEMSQGRNWLRLPDGLAVELIQAKPASCVARALDINPRAEV; encoded by the coding sequence ATGAACGGCAGCAAAGCCTATCTGGAGCATGTCGCCATCTGGGTGAAGGACATCCACTGGCACATCCGTTTTTTCGAAGACGTGCTTGGCATGACGATGCGCGAAGTGGACGGCTCGGTCGACGAACCTCGTCAGTACTGGACGCTTGGCGGCCTGCAATTCATCCATAACCCGAACTACGATGCACCTGAAGGCCGCCTCGGCCATCTTGGCGTGATGTGCGAAGACATGGAGGCGGCGCTGGCCGCCGCGCAACGGTATGACGCCAGCGAGATGTCGCAGGGGCGCAACTGGCTGCGTCTGCCGGACGGCCTCGCCGTCGAACTGATCCAGGCGAAGCCCGCCTCGTGTGTGGCGCGGGCACTGGACATTAACCCGCGTGCGGAGGTGTGA
- a CDS encoding CaiB/BaiF CoA-transferase family protein, whose translation MQARPLEGIRVVDYSHFLAGPYVGRCLAALGAEVIKVERPGSGDAGRQHATVLDDEQSGYFLQLNMGKRGVSVNMRDPRGKEFMQRLCDSADVFVENYRPGALNKLGLGYDELSARNPRLVYCSISAYGHTGPDAHRAGFGLIAEARSGIMQMIGNPGEPPPLMRISLGDMYTGIHAVAAINAALLGRVTSGRGQHIDMALYDTLVSMHEYAVQCYTMQGIVPEQTGHDMPTSTLYGVFRAADGDLVIAAQVDDAWKRFAALVEAQGGPAGFSTDERFYTLDGRNANRLDILSVVRPWVASRPVAQVLDLLDSIDVPCAKVQRIDEVLADPQIVARGMVVDQEHPRYGKLRLPNLPFRFSDCDTTIREVAPDLGQHNAEVAESLGFGAAEIDAMQTDGVLYSKRRP comes from the coding sequence ATGCAAGCCCGTCCTCTCGAAGGTATTCGTGTCGTCGATTACAGTCACTTCCTGGCCGGCCCGTACGTGGGGCGCTGCCTGGCAGCGCTCGGCGCGGAAGTCATCAAGGTCGAACGGCCCGGCAGCGGCGACGCCGGACGTCAGCACGCCACCGTGCTCGACGACGAACAGAGCGGCTATTTCCTGCAACTCAACATGGGCAAGCGCGGTGTCAGCGTCAATATGCGCGACCCGCGCGGCAAGGAATTCATGCAGCGGCTGTGCGATTCGGCCGATGTATTCGTTGAGAACTATCGCCCCGGCGCGCTGAACAAGCTCGGCCTGGGTTATGACGAGTTGTCCGCGCGCAATCCGCGGCTCGTCTATTGCTCGATCTCGGCGTACGGCCATACCGGGCCGGATGCGCATCGCGCCGGTTTTGGCCTGATCGCCGAAGCGAGGAGCGGGATCATGCAGATGATCGGCAATCCCGGCGAGCCGCCGCCGTTGATGCGCATCTCGCTCGGCGACATGTACACGGGCATTCACGCGGTCGCCGCAATCAATGCCGCGCTGCTCGGACGCGTGACGAGCGGCCGGGGCCAACACATCGATATGGCGCTATACGACACGCTGGTGTCGATGCACGAATACGCAGTGCAGTGCTACACCATGCAAGGCATCGTGCCCGAGCAAACCGGTCATGACATGCCAACGTCGACGCTCTATGGCGTGTTCCGCGCAGCCGACGGCGATCTCGTTATCGCGGCCCAGGTCGACGACGCGTGGAAGCGGTTCGCCGCGCTTGTCGAGGCACAGGGAGGCCCAGCCGGATTCAGCACCGACGAGCGTTTCTACACGCTCGATGGACGTAACGCCAATCGCCTGGACATTCTGTCCGTCGTCCGGCCGTGGGTTGCGAGCCGACCGGTCGCACAGGTGCTCGACCTGCTCGACAGTATCGACGTGCCATGCGCGAAGGTGCAACGCATCGACGAAGTGCTCGCCGATCCGCAGATCGTCGCGCGAGGCATGGTGGTCGATCAGGAGCATCCGCGCTACGGCAAGTTGCGCTTGCCGAATCTGCCGTTCCGCTTCTCCGATTGCGACACGACGATCCGCGAGGTCGCACCCGATCTCGGACAACACAACGCTGAAGTCGCAGAGTCGCTGGGATTCGGCGCCGCTGAAATCGACGCGATGCAAACCGACGGCGTCCTGTATTCGAAGCGGAGGCCATGA
- a CDS encoding LysR family transcriptional regulator produces the protein METSELPDLKLLQLFDLLYDVRSVTRVAEQLGQSQPTISIWLGRLREHLRDPLFIRTPGGMAPTPQADALIGPCREILESLRRFAAWEIAFDPATAKRRFRICMTDASHITLLPRMLAHVRAQAPGIRLEAARMDGNTERALESGEADLAIGHAPWLGGGIYQQQLYMQDWVCLSNRDHPRLRAKLGMKHYRAEGHVAITAGTGAQLLEQALVREHIERDVVLELPGFLGLGAIIKSTDLIATLPRHIGETLARVNNLAIHACPVPVESFAVRQHWHARYHQEAGNRWLRGLVMQLFGSSGGWGA, from the coding sequence ATGGAAACGTCAGAACTCCCCGATCTGAAATTGCTGCAACTCTTCGACCTTCTTTACGATGTCCGCAGCGTCACGCGCGTGGCCGAGCAACTGGGGCAGAGTCAGCCAACCATCAGCATCTGGTTAGGTCGATTGCGTGAGCATCTGCGAGACCCGCTGTTCATCCGCACGCCGGGCGGCATGGCGCCGACGCCGCAAGCCGATGCGCTAATCGGGCCGTGCCGTGAAATCCTCGAATCGCTGCGGCGCTTTGCTGCATGGGAAATTGCGTTCGATCCTGCCACTGCGAAGCGGCGGTTCCGTATTTGTATGACTGATGCAAGCCATATCACGCTGCTTCCTCGCATGCTTGCGCATGTGCGCGCACAGGCGCCGGGTATACGCCTGGAAGCCGCGCGAATGGATGGCAATACCGAACGCGCGCTGGAATCCGGCGAGGCTGACCTTGCGATTGGCCACGCCCCCTGGCTTGGCGGTGGTATTTATCAGCAACAGCTATACATGCAGGATTGGGTCTGTCTATCGAATCGCGACCATCCGCGATTGCGCGCAAAACTCGGAATGAAGCACTACCGCGCAGAGGGACATGTCGCGATTACTGCGGGGACGGGCGCGCAATTGCTGGAGCAGGCGCTGGTGCGCGAACACATCGAGCGGGACGTGGTGCTGGAGTTGCCGGGGTTCCTTGGTCTTGGGGCAATCATCAAGAGCACCGACCTGATTGCCACGCTGCCGCGACACATTGGCGAGACGCTTGCCAGGGTGAACAATCTGGCAATCCATGCCTGCCCGGTTCCAGTGGAGAGCTTTGCCGTACGGCAGCACTGGCACGCGCGATATCACCAGGAAGCGGGAAATCGTTGGTTGCGGGGACTGGTGATGCAGTTGTTTGGCAGTTCGGGTGGATGGGGCGCCTAG